A stretch of DNA from Vulpes lagopus strain Blue_001 chromosome 12, ASM1834538v1, whole genome shotgun sequence:
GCCCAAGGAGATCTAGTTATTTATATGATTGATCAGGGGCCGATTTGGGACCAGAGATTAGGTCTGGTGCTCTATCCAATTTATCTAACCATGAACTGAAGTAAATGTGACTGTGTGAGGCACTTTATTTTACCAATCTACCCTTAGTACTGTCACGTTGGGATCAACTATAGAAATTCAAAAGCACCAGATTCATCAGAAATAATTtgcaacaaaaatttttaatgagtgCCAAAAAAGTACcctgaaatagaaacaaaataatgagaaCAAGATTTTTCTTACTCCTGAGAATGATTACATggaaagaacatgagaaaaagaagagaaggaaaacaaattctagcctttgcatttttaagaacagaaatgaattatttccttGGGTTATTTGGCCAGTGGGATTTTGCAAAGGCAAgctctggttttttttgttgttgttgttgtttgtttgtttgttttgtttttttaaaataacttgttttctCACTACGGTGCTTTAGAAGACACTCGTTGCTCCATTGTAATGTTGCTTATTTTAGAGGATTTTTCTTCAACTGAATGGACCCTCAATGAAAGGACATTACCAAGTTGATCTAGTTCCTCAACCACTGTTTTGACaacaatttcttcttttgagtctaaaataaaataaatgcaaatttagtACTCATTCTTAATAGGCTGAAAGGTACTTAGTCACAATGGTATGCTTCTAAAAAATAGTGTTTGCAAGTTTGCAGTAAATTGAGATATAAGACTGTGTTTGAAGACTGCTCAGCAAGGTCCAGAACTATCTTATATTTACCACTGTCTTTTAGAACAATGAGTGTTTGAAAGTTTAAGTAAAATGTAGATTAAAGCAACCTAATTATCAGGTCAGTACTGGCCTGAGGCAAGTAATGTCTTCTTTTAAATGCCAACTTGGCCTACTTTTGTGGTTTAAAATACAGTAGCTCTTTCACCAAAGAATTGAAACTGGGAAAATAATAGGTTCTAGGTAAGAAAAATGTTTGGGGATTGAGTCTCCATTTCAGAAATTTCACAATGCCTGTTCTACaggaatataaaaatgcaacCATTAAGAAGCTGtcataatggggcacctgggtggctcagtggttgagcgtctgcctttggctcaaggtgtgatcctggggtcttgggatcgagtcccatatcgggatcctcttggggagttggcttctgcctttgtctgtgtctctgcctttctctgtgtgtctctcatgaataaatatataaatcttaaaaaaaaaaaaaaaccagctgcTATAATGACCCCTGATTTCTTCATTCACTGCAATTAACCTTAGAACAATTTGATTGTTTACAAATAAGCgacttatttaataaaattgctaGAGTTGAAAAGATTTATACCAAGTAAAAAAACCTTCTGTACCTTTGACTTGATTTTCAGAATGTATGGGCCCACGTCCTTTTGATTTGTAGCATGTGGACTTGCTTTTTCTGTGAAGAGAAGAGTAattgttgcatttttttctttcatgaggaAGCTCATAAATAACTGAATCGGGAATAAAAGTTTTGGAGTTCTGGTTTCCACAGGGTTCAATTCCTCTTATGTTTAAAAGACATATAAGTAAGCTTTCCATGACCCCAGTATAGTGAAGGGAGAGAGTAAATGAGTGTTTATGGTCAGAAATCCCCTTGTGACCAGCTATCTCTTTTGTCTCACTATCTGGGGACTCCACTTTCTGACTCTGACTTTTCAGTGAGTCATCTGGCCAATGAAGATGTTCAGGATGCCACAATGCAGAAGGCGGTGGGCTAGGTGCTGTAGAAAATATAGAGTGATGATGCAATCAGTTTACACCACTGAAAATGAAGTATAGTGTAAAAATTTAGCCGGAACATGGCATGAAATGTATAGTGGAAGAAGTGAATAATGAATGCTGTAATGAGCACTTTGTTCCAAGGAGGGAGCATCATTGTTGAGTTCCTATGCAAATAGATTGTAGAGGGCTGACACTAGCCTTGGAAGATGCAGGAGATGGTATGGACTCCTGCTATGGACCATGGGCAAGCATTTAGTGGTAACAGACACTGATGATTACCCAGTACCTTCTGCGTGCAAGCCACTCTCATGACCACTTTACCTACACAGTGAAGCATTATGGTCATGAACACAAAGTGTGGTTTTGGTGTTATCATAATCATACCAATAAGGAAACTGGGATTTAAAGAGGTTAAGCCATGTGTTCACATTCACCCAAGGCTACATTTCCAGGGCTGTTGCTCTTGGCTACCAAGCTACGGTGACTTCGCCAATGAAATAGTCATTGTTCATCTTTCAGATGAAAATGTAATAGCTCACCTCATACAGGGTGCACATGTGGTCACTAGTGAAGCACCAATAATAGAGAGTGTGTTGTTAAAGGAAATGTGCTCCAACTTTAAATCACAGAATCACTCCCCCTGGAGTACAGGGATTACTTAACATTGGGTATTTAAGTGTCCCATGTGTTATTGTAGACACACACACCTCACATACTTGGACATTTGATATGGCTGCCTGTTTTCATTTAACTTGGATGCAATAATAAATTCCTGAGACCACAGATGAATATGATCCTTACAGTAGGAAGTTCTAGGATATGATACTGGTGTACATGGATTCCAAGAAAATCTAGTTGAtgtgagatgattttttttcacaagttAGTATTTACCTTTCTTCTCCATCTATTAATTTGCAATAcgtttctatttctttctctaaaaatattttgatgtcaAGGAGCTGTTCATACTCCAGCTTCTGGCCTTCTGTCTCTGTGCGAATCTGTTGCAGTTCTTCCTCCATAGCTCCAATCTGGTCCTGAATTTGCTGGAGCTGGATGCAGTAATTGCCTTCCGTTTCGGCCAGGGAGCATTCATAGGAATGTTtctgaaggaagaacaaagcaagGCTTGTGTGGGTAACAGATAAATGGCATGTTCATATTTGAAACATTCTCAAGATGGAAAGAAGCATTTGAACAAAGTCTAAATCTTTTCAATGGAAAAATTAGCGTAAGCCAGgattctttaaacaaacaaacaaacaaacaaacaaacaaacatttttctccccattgagaaaagtttgatttttaagttttgggATTGTTAAGTCAGAAGTCATGTTTAGGGACAATGTTCTTATGATCTACCACATTTTATacacatttaattatatatgatTAGTTATATATACTTTGTTAGAAGTACATTTATCTctttacatgcacacacacattcaaatcAGTGGGGACTCCTACGAACCGTAGCCATGACCGACTGAAGTTCTATTTCCAAAGTTTGCAGATTGCGTTTCAGCTCCGTCAGCTCATTCCTAGCTGTGGTGGCCGCTCCTGCATCATCAGAAATCTGCTGTTGCAGTGAAGCACTCTGTAGCATAAGCATCAGAAGGGTTAGTGACCAGCTCAGTGGTCTACCAACCGAACCCGTGGTGTGTGCTTTGCCATAGACATACCTTCTCGTTGAACCAGGTCTCCACGTCCCTGCGGTTCTGCTCGGCCAAGTCCTCATACTCGGCCCTCATGTTGTTCAGCAGGACTGTGAGGTCCACACCTGGGGCTGCGTTCACCTCCACATTCACATCCCCGCCTGCTGCACACTGCAGGACTTTCATTTCCTGGAAAAGGAGTCAGTATTAACACTCAAGGTAGAATTTTGACCAATATTCCCCCTCTGCTCTGAAGTGAACAGTGGACCTGAGAGGAATGAAATCAGATACTATCTGAAGCCACCTGTGGGGTCCCTCACCGACTCGTGATTTTTTTTGAGGTACGCCAATTCCTCACTGAGTGTTTCAAACTGTATCTCCAGGTCAGTTGTACAAAGGGTCAACTCATCCAGAACCCTGTGAAGACCATTGATGTCGGCCTCGACGCTCTGGTGTAGAGTAAGTTCGTTTTCATACCTGAAAGGTTAGTAAAGTGTTTGAGAATTGTAATCCCAGGCAGGTACAAAGCTTAACTTTCTCCAACATCTCATATACCAAAAGACAGGATGTTCTGTCCATGCTTCTGAAACTTACCGCATCGGCAAAGAGATGATACACTTTGGAATACCTACTGATTTAGGGTGATTGTTTTGGAGCAGTTGTGCCTTCAGTTTTTATCATCCACTGTGCTTTGTAGTTaaatcaaaatgtttaaaatttatgatagctCT
This window harbors:
- the LOC121473619 gene encoding keratin, type I cytoskeletal 26-like isoform X2, which gives rise to MSFQLSNGSRRVCSRASPGWLSGGGPGFGAGNVCRGSGAGSNISCALGSISSGGGFYHGGGGVCAGFLGNEHGLLSGNEKVTMQNLNDRLACYLDHVRALEEANADLEQKIKAWYEKYGPGSCRGLDHDYTRYFSIIEDLKKQIISVTTGNSSIILQNDNARLTADDFRLKYENELTLHQSVEADINGLHRVLDELTLCTTDLEIQFETLSEELAYLKKNHESEMKVLQCAAGGDVNVEVNAAPGVDLTVLLNNMRAEYEDLAEQNRRDVETWFNEKSASLQQQISDDAGAATTARNELTELKRNLQTLEIELQSVMATKHSYECSLAETEGNYCIQLQQIQDQIGAMEEELQQIRTETEGQKLEYEQLLDIKIFLEKEIETYCKLIDGEESKSTCYKSKGRGPIHSENQVKDSKEEIVVKTVVEELDQLGNVLSLRVHSVEEKSSKISNITMEQRVSSKAP
- the LOC121473619 gene encoding keratin, type I cytoskeletal 26-like isoform X1, which codes for MSFQLSNGSRRVCSRASPGWLSGGGPGFGAGNVCRGSGAGSNISCALGSISSGGGFYHGGGGVCAGFLGNEHGLLSGNEKVTMQNLNDRLACYLDHVRALEEANADLEQKIKAWYEKYGPGSCRGLDHDYTRYFSIIEDLKKQIISVTTGNSSIILQNDNARLTADDFRLKYENELTLHQSVEADINGLHRVLDELTLCTTDLEIQFETLSEELAYLKKNHESEMKVLQCAAGGDVNVEVNAAPGVDLTVLLNNMRAEYEDLAEQNRRDVETWFNEKSASLQQQISDDAGAATTARNELTELKRNLQTLEIELQSVMATKHSYECSLAETEGNYCIQLQQIQDQIGAMEEELQQIRTETEGQKLEYEQLLDIKIFLEKEIETYCKLIDGEERKSKSTCYKSKGRGPIHSENQVKDSKEEIVVKTVVEELDQLGNVLSLRVHSVEEKSSKISNITMEQRVSSKAP